From Pigmentibacter ruber, a single genomic window includes:
- a CDS encoding CheR family methyltransferase, with the protein MPIENFKPEEREKIYAMAENVTGNCQQGSYRREIIISNVLRRVQVKKAESLDKYLQEAISNDQEFAQLLSAFTIHTTEWFREMPHYKKFEALLAERFKGIKKFRMQSGGCSTGEEVYSFCLVLEAFRNAHPGFDYDFKAFDIDPVSVEMAKKAIYPMKDFVKIAPNYQSHLKKLDKEDTFVPDQNIKARCNFFTDNLVKLQSMQPCFEVIVCRNVLIYFTPDKVKEIIGKLVMRLVKGGVLIIGHSDSVDPKAFNLKSLGNSMYEKL; encoded by the coding sequence ATGCCAATTGAGAATTTTAAGCCTGAAGAAAGAGAAAAAATATATGCTATGGCTGAAAATGTTACCGGAAATTGTCAGCAAGGAAGCTATCGTAGAGAAATAATAATTTCCAATGTTCTGCGCCGTGTTCAAGTAAAAAAAGCAGAAAGTCTTGATAAATATTTGCAGGAAGCGATTTCAAATGATCAAGAATTTGCTCAACTACTTAGCGCATTTACTATCCACACTACTGAGTGGTTCCGCGAAATGCCGCATTATAAAAAATTTGAAGCATTATTAGCAGAAAGATTTAAGGGAATAAAAAAGTTTCGGATGCAATCAGGTGGTTGTTCTACTGGTGAAGAAGTTTATTCTTTTTGCTTAGTATTAGAAGCTTTTAGAAATGCACATCCTGGATTTGATTATGATTTTAAAGCATTTGATATTGATCCTGTTTCAGTTGAAATGGCTAAAAAGGCAATATATCCAATGAAGGATTTTGTTAAGATAGCTCCAAATTATCAAAGTCATTTGAAAAAATTAGATAAAGAAGATACTTTTGTACCAGATCAAAATATAAAAGCACGTTGTAACTTTTTTACTGATAACTTGGTAAAGTTACAAAGTATGCAACCATGTTTTGAAGTAATTGTTTGTAGAAATGTATTAATTTATTTTACACCTGATAAAGTAAAAGAAATAATTGGTAAATTAGTCATGCGCCTTGTGAAAGGTGGTGTTTTAATTATTGGTCATAGTGATAGCGTAGATCCAAAAGCTTTTAATTTAAAGTCTTTAGGAAATTCTATGTATGAAAAACTATGA
- a CDS encoding tyrosine-type recombinase/integrase: MHSTSQARFIQNKTNLLIREEYIGKEIIDLLNWFIMSFKSENTQQSYSRDLEEFFLFAFKTLKIKITSLKQITERLVLLWKESLSEFSIASIARKLSSLSSLLTYARKKGLIEYNILELIKKPKLDKKGKTNILKQEEVLKLLEYCKKQYQISKCKKSRTYCVWRLRYTVMYTLFTVGMRVEELCELKIKNLEKIGQNWRLHLTTKGDLPHSPFIHQNTAQVLLEYKNEFRSDTNPDDYLFTRSQMSKNSTKLNRASIFDMVKVAVKESGIFRDVSPHSFRTTLATLLHSEGVPIIQIQSLLNHKLTATTSIYIKKSNELSAAATRKISFFD; the protein is encoded by the coding sequence ATGCATAGTACTAGTCAAGCTAGATTTATACAAAATAAAACAAATCTTCTCATCAGAGAAGAGTATATTGGAAAAGAAATAATTGATCTTTTAAATTGGTTTATTATGTCATTTAAGAGTGAAAATACACAGCAATCTTATTCAAGAGATTTAGAAGAGTTTTTCTTGTTTGCTTTTAAAACTTTAAAAATTAAAATAACTTCATTAAAACAAATTACAGAAAGACTTGTTCTTCTTTGGAAAGAAAGTTTATCAGAATTCTCTATAGCTTCTATTGCTCGTAAGTTATCCTCTCTTTCTTCGTTACTAACATATGCAAGAAAAAAAGGTTTAATAGAATATAATATTTTAGAATTAATAAAAAAGCCTAAGCTAGATAAAAAAGGGAAAACAAATATTCTTAAACAAGAAGAGGTTTTAAAGCTCTTAGAATATTGTAAAAAGCAATATCAAATTTCTAAATGTAAGAAAAGTAGGACTTATTGTGTGTGGAGACTTCGCTATACTGTAATGTATACTTTGTTCACTGTAGGAATGCGAGTTGAGGAGTTATGTGAATTGAAGATAAAAAATTTAGAAAAAATAGGCCAAAATTGGCGGCTTCATTTAACTACAAAGGGAGACCTGCCTCATTCGCCTTTTATCCATCAAAATACGGCACAAGTTTTGTTAGAATACAAAAATGAGTTTCGTAGTGATACTAACCCGGATGATTATTTATTTACACGCTCACAAATGTCTAAAAATTCAACAAAGTTAAACAGAGCATCAATTTTTGACATGGTAAAAGTTGCAGTGAAAGAATCGGGTATTTTTAGGGATGTTAGTCCACATAGTTTTAGAACAACTTTAGCTACATTATTACATTCTGAAGGGGTTCCAATCATCCAAATACAAAGCCTTTTGAATCATAAATTAACAGCAACAACGTCTATTTATATTAAGAAATCCAATGAGTTATCAGCTGCTGCAACAAGGAAAATTAGTTTTTTTGATTAA
- a CDS encoding MutS-related protein, with amino-acid sequence MSFVESNLKKQKFNLNYESGKKLAIFYDNKLKSLDNRVAVMRLISTIAFLAIVVGVFDKDKAVINIILIIAFLIFCIVTSWIHKNIQASQKKWSAIQTSYLLSQARLERNFKLISENNSPWHQEVIKVPNGHVYAHDLDIHSQLFTLLDTCTTKEGSVNLFNLLMTAGVSPESIEKINERTIKASALGKESTLIRRMEVIKLSTPNIQKNEQQNNKKMPEISKNKSLFYTFFTLISILMWAAILIPSIKKYLDSGMTESLIQGLLTYGLFLGISIYLFQPVTEIANKILLSSKKIELITKNLKNKEDLFKTLEFSFLSNISFKKIQQLNFLLNLLDLRGNIIFWITIHLFLPFDALLCFFLEKRIRNMQAEIETWEKELYLFDLLCSFARFKIENPESKFISLAERLSVDNNNIVVENIGHPILPLKNRITNSIYISNQSPLILLTGSNMSGKSTFLRTLGINILLSNMGAPIFASKLNIVPSRILCAIRIDDSLTEGTSYFYAEVKRLKYILDSLTDNNKAPGFFLIDEIFRGTNNKERYIGSLNIILSLFDRKSFGLISTHDLALAEIEKTDRRLVNMHFKEHIEDNKLAFDYKLKTGPCPTTNALFIMQQEGLPIHLGEK; translated from the coding sequence ATGAGTTTTGTCGAGTCTAACTTAAAGAAACAAAAGTTTAATCTAAACTATGAAAGTGGCAAAAAGTTAGCCATATTTTATGACAACAAGCTGAAATCTTTGGATAATAGAGTTGCTGTCATGCGTTTAATCAGCACAATAGCTTTTTTAGCTATTGTTGTTGGTGTTTTTGATAAAGATAAAGCAGTAATAAATATCATACTTATTATTGCATTTCTAATTTTTTGTATTGTTACTTCATGGATTCATAAAAATATTCAGGCTTCTCAAAAAAAATGGAGTGCAATTCAAACTAGTTACTTGTTATCGCAAGCCAGATTAGAAAGAAATTTTAAATTAATTTCTGAGAATAATTCACCTTGGCATCAAGAAGTTATTAAAGTACCAAATGGGCATGTCTACGCACATGATTTAGATATTCATTCGCAATTATTTACATTATTAGATACATGCACTACAAAAGAAGGATCTGTTAATTTATTTAATCTTTTAATGACTGCTGGAGTCTCACCAGAATCCATTGAAAAAATAAATGAGAGAACAATTAAAGCTTCTGCACTTGGAAAAGAGTCTACCCTTATTAGAAGAATGGAAGTAATAAAATTAAGTACGCCAAATATTCAAAAAAATGAACAACAAAATAATAAAAAAATGCCAGAAATATCTAAAAATAAATCCTTATTTTATACTTTTTTTACTTTAATTAGTATTTTAATGTGGGCTGCAATTTTAATACCTTCAATAAAAAAATATCTTGATTCTGGTATGACAGAATCCCTCATTCAAGGGTTATTAACTTATGGCCTCTTTCTAGGAATAAGTATTTATTTATTTCAACCTGTAACGGAAATTGCAAATAAAATTTTATTATCCTCAAAAAAAATTGAACTCATAACAAAAAATCTGAAAAATAAAGAAGATCTTTTTAAAACTCTTGAATTTTCATTTTTATCGAATATTTCGTTTAAGAAAATACAGCAATTAAATTTTCTTCTAAATCTTTTAGATTTACGTGGAAATATTATTTTCTGGATCACAATTCATCTTTTCTTACCTTTTGATGCCTTACTCTGCTTTTTTCTTGAAAAAAGAATAAGAAATATGCAAGCAGAGATAGAAACATGGGAAAAAGAATTATACTTATTTGACTTACTTTGCTCATTTGCAAGATTTAAAATAGAAAATCCTGAAAGTAAATTTATTAGTTTAGCTGAAAGACTTTCCGTAGATAATAATAATATTGTTGTAGAAAACATTGGCCATCCTATTCTTCCCTTAAAAAATAGAATCACAAATTCTATATATATTTCTAACCAGTCGCCATTAATTCTTTTAACAGGAAGTAACATGTCTGGTAAAAGTACTTTTCTTCGAACATTAGGAATTAATATCTTATTATCAAATATGGGTGCACCTATTTTTGCATCTAAATTAAATATCGTACCTTCAAGAATTTTGTGTGCAATTCGAATCGACGATTCTCTAACTGAAGGAACTAGCTATTTCTATGCTGAGGTCAAAAGATTAAAATATATATTAGATTCTCTAACTGATAATAATAAAGCCCCCGGTTTTTTCTTAATTGATGAAATATTTAGAGGCACAAATAACAAGGAAAGATATATAGGAAGCTTAAATATTATTTTAAGTCTATTTGATAGAAAATCCTTTGGTTTAATATCTACTCACGATTTGGCTTTAGCCGAAATAGAAAAAACAGACCGTCGTTTAGTTAATATGCACTTTAAAGAACATATCGAAGATAATAAATTAGCTTTTGATTATAAATTAAAAACGGGGCCATGCCCAACAACTAACGCTTTATTTATTATGCAGCAAGAAGGTCTTCCAATTCATTTGGGCGAGAAATAA
- a CDS encoding HDOD domain-containing protein: MKMFLPADFKLPAMPQVARECLVYLYNPNADTGVLAKSLSRDIAISASILKLANSSLFLLGRGSPTSDLKTAISRIGHDNLRQIMVLQALESTFVFKDSLSFEFNSFIRHCSFVSLLCSNFAKKIAPDFVSEVQMAGLMHDVGLALTASLFNENFTQMAKHCLENQIDFATTESQMGLEPHSKLGFRALDSWEIPEKVKTLIAFHDTRNMDLRKELPVETNKLIDILILSDILAHSYGFGFKDYKRDTKIEMSMLKRMELTPDTVKEVVKNALETESAIQPS, from the coding sequence ATGAAAATGTTTTTGCCAGCAGATTTTAAATTGCCTGCAATGCCACAAGTAGCACGAGAATGTCTTGTTTACTTATATAATCCTAATGCTGATACTGGAGTTCTTGCAAAATCACTTTCAAGAGATATTGCTATTTCAGCGAGTATTTTAAAACTTGCAAACTCAAGCTTATTCCTACTTGGTAGAGGGTCTCCTACAAGCGATTTAAAAACAGCAATATCTAGAATTGGACATGATAATTTAAGGCAAATAATGGTACTGCAAGCTTTAGAAAGTACTTTTGTTTTTAAAGATTCATTGTCATTTGAATTTAATAGTTTTATCCGGCACTGTTCTTTTGTTAGCTTACTTTGTTCAAACTTTGCGAAGAAAATTGCCCCTGACTTTGTCTCAGAAGTGCAAATGGCAGGTCTAATGCATGATGTCGGTTTGGCTTTAACAGCAAGTTTATTTAATGAAAATTTTACACAAATGGCTAAGCATTGCTTAGAAAATCAAATTGATTTTGCTACTACAGAAAGTCAAATGGGTTTAGAACCACATTCAAAACTGGGATTTAGAGCTTTAGACAGTTGGGAAATTCCTGAAAAAGTTAAAACATTAATTGCATTTCATGATACTAGAAATATGGATTTAAGAAAAGAGTTACCCGTAGAGACAAATAAACTAATAGATATTTTGATTTTGTCAGATATTTTAGCTCATAGTTATGGTTTTGGCTTTAAAGACTATAAAAGAGACACAAAAATTGAGATGTCTATGCTAAAGAGAATGGAACTGACACCCGATACTGTCAAGGAAGTTGTGAAAAATGCATTAGAAACGGAATCAGCTATTCAGCCTTCCTAA
- a CDS encoding leucine-rich repeat domain-containing protein, producing MGRINCLKRNKSITLLSIAITFFLIFFPFKLFAIDKEFYLFFSINHLLIEKENKLEIIPSRIKLDSSYDSMLFTGQDKVCNEILSLSNDYISIKDPGMKLTTYTECNVSLFNKKNNVKTDILIKFNRTFTSWCLLKDRVNEDIKHTIDAVLNTVQLKECNDLALKQTLFNAKMLNLTGKKIVDLSPISGLINLRALWLDDNNISKINPISSLSNLIVLSLSNNSIENINNISSLKELQWLFLSSNKISDVEDIANLKKIKVLSIKNNFILNPGPLYSFQANTIILPQGNPFVKDTCIKFNSLDQRNSIKQYNWLDKVCKFEQQNKNVRYLNSSSGSSK from the coding sequence ATGGGAAGAATCAATTGCTTAAAAAGGAATAAAAGTATAACTTTATTAAGTATTGCAATTACTTTTTTCTTAATATTCTTTCCTTTTAAGTTGTTTGCTATTGATAAAGAATTTTATTTATTTTTCTCAATTAATCATCTATTGATTGAAAAAGAAAATAAACTTGAAATAATTCCTAGTAGAATAAAGCTTGATAGCAGTTATGATTCTATGCTTTTTACTGGGCAAGATAAAGTTTGTAATGAAATTTTATCACTCTCAAATGATTATATAAGTATTAAAGATCCTGGGATGAAATTAACTACTTATACAGAATGTAACGTTTCTTTATTTAATAAAAAAAACAACGTAAAAACAGATATATTAATTAAATTTAACAGGACATTTACTTCTTGGTGTTTATTAAAAGATCGTGTAAATGAAGATATAAAACATACTATTGATGCTGTTTTAAATACTGTACAGCTTAAAGAGTGTAATGATTTAGCTTTAAAACAAACGCTTTTTAATGCTAAAATGCTGAATTTAACTGGAAAAAAAATTGTTGATTTATCTCCTATAAGTGGTTTAATTAATCTTAGAGCCTTGTGGCTTGATGATAATAATATTTCGAAAATTAATCCAATATCATCATTAAGTAATTTAATCGTTCTTAGTTTATCGAATAATTCAATAGAAAATATCAATAATATTAGTAGTTTAAAAGAATTGCAATGGTTATTTTTAAGTTCTAATAAAATTAGTGACGTTGAAGATATAGCAAACTTAAAGAAAATTAAAGTATTATCAATAAAGAATAATTTTATATTAAACCCTGGACCGTTGTATAGTTTTCAAGCAAATACAATAATATTGCCTCAAGGAAATCCTTTTGTAAAAGATACTTGTATAAAATTTAATTCTTTAGATCAAAGGAATTCAATTAAACAATACAACTGGTTAGATAAAGTATGTAAGTTTGAGCAACAGAATAAAAATGTTAGATATTTAAATTCTTCTTCAGGATCAAGTAAATAA
- a CDS encoding SpoIIE family protein phosphatase, translating to MKLAPKIIILLLVVTFGVMSLYSFFQIKKAEKSFNADAESNHVLLLSNSLGFLSKSLWELDKDIAARGMKPLFEAETVINIQIFDSEGHFFSGYQYKIGADNKKELIESEEKGNEKDINNNELKKIKRNYDSVPSKMVSQMQNLPDGSHRLIGSLWWKETDLSDPKFLGYVVLNFSTEYIQKRLLEQKISFILFTFALSCTILLLTYAFLKKQIINPIQLLMEASLDIANGKFTKIKDKFRYNIGNEEDEIDKLTTNFNFMVDKIEHSLLMIKGLSEAAQAIVKCMNIEESVKIYEKYLKELIKLNKLEVWLNIENEALNNPKGIIRISDKLQKENLSPLLDKILSSKELVFESSQLFISGDYINNSILLFPLLNSKNILVGVVEVFFPKNINVLSQESLGILNTLSTSLITAVENEWHVIREKNRANLERDIELASAVQDSIISKNFPNSKKFDCSIFFKTASQCGGDWFGIYEVDENRILVLFGDVTGHGTPAALITAVTRGSADMLFQFVKMGNNKINNDFPSQVLKFINECIVDTGRQTYLMTMVAALIDFNENKIFASSAGHTPPAIVDTNTDKTEVKYIYPAMGSRLGFTKGSDYETKEFDFLPGQKIVFYTDGIVEGESPQAKEYGLKNFKRSMESHGQLDPSEFIKNVTNDAYKYFDGIPQKDDIALLAIRFLKSTDTKIIADVA from the coding sequence ATGAAGTTAGCTCCTAAAATCATTATTTTGTTATTAGTTGTCACATTTGGAGTTATGTCTCTTTATAGTTTTTTCCAGATTAAAAAGGCTGAAAAATCTTTTAATGCTGATGCTGAATCTAATCACGTTTTATTATTATCAAATTCACTTGGATTTTTATCAAAATCACTTTGGGAACTTGATAAGGATATTGCTGCAAGAGGTATGAAACCTTTATTTGAAGCGGAAACTGTAATAAATATTCAAATATTTGATTCGGAAGGACACTTTTTTTCAGGATATCAATACAAAATTGGAGCAGATAATAAAAAAGAGCTTATTGAATCTGAAGAAAAAGGAAATGAAAAAGATATTAATAATAATGAGTTAAAAAAAATAAAACGCAATTACGATTCCGTTCCTTCTAAAATGGTCTCTCAAATGCAAAATTTACCCGATGGTTCTCACCGATTAATTGGTTCATTATGGTGGAAAGAGACCGATTTATCCGATCCAAAATTTTTAGGTTATGTCGTTTTAAATTTCTCAACTGAATATATCCAAAAAAGACTTCTTGAGCAGAAAATAAGCTTTATATTATTTACATTTGCATTAAGTTGCACAATTCTATTATTAACTTATGCTTTTTTAAAGAAACAAATAATAAATCCTATTCAATTATTAATGGAAGCAAGCCTTGATATAGCAAATGGTAAATTTACAAAAATAAAAGATAAATTTAGATATAATATTGGAAATGAAGAAGATGAAATTGATAAATTAACTACAAACTTCAATTTCATGGTAGATAAAATAGAGCATAGTTTACTCATGATAAAAGGCTTATCAGAAGCAGCACAAGCTATAGTTAAATGTATGAATATAGAAGAATCTGTAAAAATTTATGAAAAATATTTGAAAGAACTTATTAAATTAAATAAACTTGAAGTTTGGTTAAATATTGAAAATGAAGCTTTAAATAATCCAAAAGGTATTATTAGAATTTCAGATAAATTACAAAAAGAGAATCTATCTCCTTTATTAGATAAAATTCTTTCAAGTAAAGAATTAGTTTTTGAAAGTTCACAATTATTTATCTCTGGTGATTATATAAATAATTCAATCCTACTTTTTCCTTTATTAAACTCAAAAAATATTTTAGTGGGTGTCGTAGAAGTTTTCTTTCCTAAAAATATTAACGTATTATCTCAAGAAAGCTTGGGGATTTTAAATACATTAAGTACCTCATTAATCACAGCGGTGGAAAATGAATGGCATGTTATTAGAGAGAAAAATAGAGCAAATTTAGAGAGAGATATTGAACTAGCAAGTGCAGTGCAGGATTCAATTATTTCAAAAAATTTCCCTAACTCAAAAAAATTTGATTGTTCTATTTTCTTTAAAACTGCAAGTCAATGCGGTGGTGACTGGTTTGGAATTTATGAAGTTGATGAGAATAGAATTTTAGTTTTATTTGGAGACGTTACAGGGCATGGAACTCCTGCAGCTTTGATTACAGCTGTAACAAGAGGCTCTGCTGATATGCTTTTTCAATTTGTAAAAATGGGTAATAATAAAATTAATAATGATTTTCCTTCGCAAGTTTTAAAATTTATTAATGAATGCATTGTTGATACTGGAAGACAAACATATTTGATGACAATGGTAGCTGCTTTGATAGATTTTAATGAAAATAAAATTTTTGCATCGTCAGCTGGTCATACTCCTCCAGCTATTGTAGACACAAATACGGATAAAACAGAAGTAAAATATATTTATCCTGCAATGGGTTCTCGACTTGGATTTACTAAAGGTAGTGATTATGAAACAAAAGAATTTGATTTTCTACCAGGGCAAAAAATAGTTTTTTACACTGATGGAATAGTTGAAGGAGAATCACCCCAGGCGAAAGAGTATGGACTTAAAAATTTTAAAAGATCTATGGAATCGCATGGACAATTAGATCCCTCTGAATTTATAAAGAATGTTACCAATGACGCTTATAAATATTTTGATGGCATACCTCAAAAAGATGATATAGCATTGTTAGCGATTCGGTTTTTAAAATCTACAGATACAAAAATAATTGCTGATGTTGCTTAA
- a CDS encoding transglycosylase SLT domain-containing protein: MKLFLTLITFFLSLNVLAAEPAKSAKLNKSRQLSKEQVAYTLEKAGFPREIVPVVTCLAEFESNFKPTAVNRHNTNNTKDHGLLQINDIWMKDCNLNEADLYNPLKNAKCALKIYKTQGLTAWVTYNKFKKTCLAYQIPNYNTKNIAEIIVRNNEVM; the protein is encoded by the coding sequence ATGAAATTATTTCTTACATTAATTACTTTTTTCTTAAGTTTAAATGTTTTAGCTGCAGAGCCTGCTAAATCAGCAAAATTAAATAAAAGTCGTCAATTATCAAAAGAGCAAGTTGCATATACTCTTGAAAAAGCAGGATTCCCAAGAGAAATAGTTCCAGTTGTGACATGTTTGGCAGAATTTGAGTCAAATTTTAAGCCAACTGCAGTAAATCGCCATAATACTAATAATACTAAAGATCATGGGTTATTACAGATTAATGATATTTGGATGAAAGACTGTAATTTGAATGAAGCGGATTTATATAACCCATTGAAAAATGCTAAATGTGCTTTGAAAATATATAAAACTCAAGGTTTGACGGCATGGGTTACTTATAACAAGTTTAAGAAAACTTGTTTAGCTTACCAAATTCCTAATTATAATACTAAAAATATTGCAGAAATTATAGTTAGAAATAATGAAGTGATGTAA
- a CDS encoding NAD(P)/FAD-dependent oxidoreductase, producing the protein MKNKSTSTHVVIVGAGFAGINAAKKLGNIPGIQITMLDKNNYHLFQPLLYQVAMAGLSPAEIASPIRSILAKYNNIEINLGEVIHINPDEKFLETEFKKISFDFLILACGASHSYFGRNEWEQFAPGMKTIEQATEIRRRVLTAFEIAEQLDNEKEQEQFLNFIVVGGGPTGVELTGSLCEIAYHTLNNEFKKIDPKKTKVILIEAGQRILASFSESLSNKAKEDLEQIGAKIILNKRVDKISSDGVWLGETFIPAKTVIWAAGVQPSKTGKYLNTPLDSLGRVIVENTLNIQKYPYIYVIGDQSHCKDKNNKPLPGLAPVAIQQGIHAAKNICRVLNNQTQLPFLYFDKGTMATIGKGRAISEYSGIKMRGKIAWLAWLFVHILYLIGFRNKFFVLCQWIWSYITFGRGARLITKQDWKSNSDS; encoded by the coding sequence ATGAAAAATAAAAGCACTTCAACCCATGTCGTTATCGTTGGAGCTGGTTTTGCTGGTATTAATGCAGCAAAAAAATTAGGAAATATTCCAGGAATTCAAATCACAATGTTAGATAAAAATAATTATCATTTATTTCAACCACTTTTGTATCAAGTGGCAATGGCTGGTTTAAGTCCAGCAGAAATAGCTTCTCCTATAAGATCTATTCTTGCAAAATATAACAATATTGAAATAAATCTTGGTGAGGTTATTCATATAAATCCTGATGAAAAATTCTTAGAAACAGAATTTAAAAAAATATCTTTTGACTTTCTTATTCTCGCTTGTGGAGCAAGTCACAGTTATTTTGGAAGAAATGAATGGGAACAATTTGCCCCAGGAATGAAAACAATTGAACAAGCAACTGAAATTAGACGTCGAGTACTAACTGCATTTGAAATCGCAGAACAGTTAGACAACGAAAAAGAGCAAGAACAATTTCTTAACTTTATCGTGGTAGGTGGTGGCCCAACAGGAGTTGAACTAACTGGTTCTTTATGCGAAATAGCTTACCATACACTAAATAATGAATTCAAAAAAATTGATCCCAAAAAAACAAAAGTTATTCTTATTGAAGCAGGACAAAGAATATTAGCTTCATTTTCCGAATCGTTATCAAATAAAGCAAAAGAAGATTTAGAACAAATAGGTGCAAAGATAATACTGAACAAAAGAGTAGATAAAATATCTTCAGATGGTGTTTGGTTAGGTGAAACTTTTATTCCAGCTAAAACAGTTATCTGGGCAGCTGGTGTGCAACCTTCAAAAACAGGAAAGTATTTAAATACTCCTTTAGATTCTCTTGGCAGAGTTATTGTGGAAAATACTTTAAATATTCAAAAATATCCGTATATCTATGTAATTGGAGATCAAAGCCATTGTAAAGATAAAAATAACAAACCTCTTCCAGGATTGGCACCAGTTGCCATACAGCAAGGAATCCACGCCGCAAAAAATATTTGTCGAGTTTTAAATAATCAAACTCAGTTACCTTTTTTGTATTTTGACAAAGGAACAATGGCTACTATTGGAAAAGGCAGGGCAATTTCAGAATATTCAGGAATAAAAATGCGGGGAAAAATAGCATGGTTAGCATGGTTATTTGTTCATATCCTATACTTAATAGGATTTAGAAATAAATTTTTTGTACTGTGTCAATGGATTTGGTCTTATATTACGTTTGGAAGGGGAGCACGCTTAATAACTAAACAGGATTGGAAAAGCAATTCGGATTCATAG
- the lysA gene encoding diaminopimelate decarboxylase: MRPFISLKSIEERINGEGLEIDAVPLAQILALDKTPVYVTSLNAVSQRLNKYKEALSCHFMHNEIFYAMKANFATPILKTIVKEDFGIDIVSIGEWRKAIASGIHPKKICFAGVGKKETEWKEALLGGLGNLSVEHLTELSDILDFLYKEKNLNSFEKKVLVSLRLNPAVEVETHPHLKTGALNSKFGILYEHFQTWLKAKKLQFTSEDLFLKWINPLKGIHVHIGSQLTENSIFPLVVKKVLDCAHFMYENKIFVQHIDFGGGLGVGQNGVPENGEDIFKHVHFVCNAFKEESKKYPKLLSVWNEDYSNLSVCMEPGRSVVASSTIFLTKVLYEKRNSVENIFCYVDGAMNDFPRPSLYGAIHHAELVNYNIKKLQQEDFNHFSWNVVGPVCESGDFLAKNAILPQIHKGDIIAFFEAGAYCRSMASQYNLRELPSEIFVRDGLITDII, translated from the coding sequence ATGCGACCATTTATCTCTTTAAAATCTATAGAAGAAAGAATAAACGGAGAAGGGCTTGAGATTGATGCCGTTCCTTTAGCGCAGATTCTAGCTTTAGATAAAACCCCAGTATATGTGACAAGCCTCAATGCTGTTTCTCAGAGACTTAATAAATATAAGGAAGCTTTAAGCTGTCACTTTATGCATAATGAAATTTTCTATGCCATGAAAGCTAATTTTGCTACTCCAATCCTTAAGACGATAGTTAAAGAAGATTTTGGAATTGATATTGTTTCAATAGGTGAATGGCGTAAAGCTATAGCTTCTGGAATTCATCCTAAAAAAATATGTTTTGCTGGGGTAGGAAAAAAAGAAACGGAATGGAAAGAAGCTCTTTTGGGAGGACTTGGTAATTTAAGCGTTGAGCATTTGACTGAATTATCAGACATACTAGATTTTCTATATAAGGAAAAAAATTTAAATTCTTTTGAAAAAAAAGTATTGGTTTCATTGCGTCTAAATCCTGCTGTTGAAGTAGAAACGCATCCTCACTTAAAAACTGGGGCTTTAAATTCAAAATTTGGTATTTTATATGAGCATTTTCAAACTTGGTTAAAAGCAAAAAAATTACAATTTACAAGTGAAGATTTATTTCTAAAATGGATCAATCCATTAAAAGGAATTCATGTTCACATTGGTTCACAATTAACAGAAAATTCAATTTTTCCTTTAGTTGTAAAGAAAGTATTAGATTGTGCACATTTTATGTATGAAAATAAAATATTTGTGCAGCATATTGATTTTGGAGGGGGACTAGGTGTTGGACAAAATGGCGTACCTGAAAATGGGGAGGATATTTTCAAGCATGTTCATTTTGTTTGTAATGCTTTTAAAGAAGAGAGTAAAAAATATCCTAAACTTTTGTCTGTTTGGAATGAAGATTACTCAAATTTATCTGTTTGTATGGAACCCGGTAGAAGCGTAGTAGCGAGTTCTACAATTTTTTTGACAAAAGTTCTTTATGAAAAAAGAAATTCCGTTGAAAATATATTTTGTTATGTAGATGGGGCAATGAACGACTTCCCAAGACCCAGTTTATATGGAGCTATCCATCACGCAGAGTTAGTGAATTACAATATTAAAAAATTGCAGCAAGAAGATTTTAACCATTTTTCTTGGAATGTTGTAGGACCTGTCTGTGAAAGTGGAGATTTTTTGGCAAAAAATGCAATTTTACCACAGATACATAAAGGTGATATTATAGCATTTTTTGAGGCTGGGGCTTATTGTCGATCAATGGCAAGTCAATATAATTTACGTGAATTACCTTCAGAAATATTTGTCAGAGATGGACTTATAACAGATATAATTTAG